AAGGCGCCACCTCACGCCGGAGTGACTttgagctataaaaaggagccgtATCATTGAGATACAACGGAAAGTTTGCTGCTGTTTCTTAACTCATTTTATACTACTAGTCAAGATGTCGATAAGGATTCCTTTGtggttttttgataaaataattaaaaatattgcatGTTTTTGTACTAACCATCCTTCCTGGTCCCAATCCTTTAACTTTCACACGAATAGTTTTCCAACCTAATTCGAGAGCTTTCTGAAAATTAGCGAtataaagatgttaaataaattaaaaacgaTTTATtgttaagaatttaaaaaacttACACTTCCGACTGTTATAGCAGTGGCCTGGGCAGCAATATTGGTACCTTTGCGGGCATTTTTGAAGCCTTCAACGCCACAGGAATGTGTCAATCGGGGAACACCTAAAATATGAATATAATATTAGAGTTAAACAAAGAAAATAGAAATCACAATGGTGGAATTGACAAAGTGGTTTGAAGCTGAGACTTGCGGAGGGAAAGAAATGCTTGACCAGAAGTGATCTTGGATCGTTCTCGTCACGGAAAAAATGGACTTCAGTGGGGATCGTGCATAAAGCACTGTCAATTAATCAGTCTTTTATGCCTTGTAACAagatctcctaaactatgagcAATTGAGATCGAGGTGAGCTCAGGGACCAGAATTAATTGATAGTTAACCATAATTTGCCTTCTGTATggatttcaatttaaaatattcttCTTCATACCTTTACTATCTGTGAACACAATAATGGTATTGTTGGGTGAAACTCGTATGTTTGCAATAGGTATATCACTGAAAGGCAAGCCATTGAAAAGTTGATTGTTCAATCCAGCGTCAGGGAAGAATTTCTCTTTTCTGAAATTAACCATGGCAAGtcattgtttgtttttggtttctTGCACATTATACATACTTGCCCAACAAGGTATCAATATCAATAGATTTTTCACCGGCAGTACCCTCATCCTTGGCTGGCATTGAGGCAAGCATTTCTTTGCGGTCTTCAGCTTTCCTAACAATGCTGCTGGTATGAAAACTATTTGCCCATGTTTTTTGGTTTAAGGATCGCCTTGAGGTTTGTATTGCTGCCGTGAACAAGGTTTTCAAAGACATTTTCTTTGAATAAATGTGAGAAAAACTACTAAATGTCCAAAATTATGCACGAAACAGCATTCTCTAAAATTACATCACAAAAAACAGCTGCTTAGGAAACGAAGCAGGGTGAttcagaaataaataaaattgtaataaaaatataaagggGATTTTAGGTTTTCAAAGTCAAATTAAATGTTATATTgcagttttattttaaaaatatatacttaTTTAGTTTGGGGAAAAAGACAAGACTGATTGGCGGGTAAtaaattcttaaacgaatttatAATAATACAACCAGAATTCAATGTAGCATTACCACCCAGTACCTTTTTATAACATTTATCTATACAGTACTTCCAGACATATGTTATTTTGGTGAGTGGCAACTCTCTGTTTTTCCATTTTGACGTTTGCATTTCTCTTTGACTGCCCATTTTTGATTTGGTTTCAcgtgttttggttttttgcaagggaattttgaatttttattaagaAATGGCTTTAAAACGTCTTAAAAGTAAGTTTTTATTTGGCATTTTCCTTGAAACAATATAACTAATTGATTTTCTACAGCAAAAAAATCGAAACGTATTACCGGCCGTCTTAaacacaaaattgaaaaaaaggtaCGTGATCACAACAAGAAAATACGTCGTGCCGAAAAGAAGAATCCCAAGAAGGGcagcaaaaaacaaaagctCATACAAATTCCCAATATATGTCCCTTCAAGGAAGACATTTTAAAGGAAGTGGAAGAGGCGAAAAAACGCCAAGAGGAGGAACGGCAAAGGCGAAGAGAGGCTTTTAAAAATGAGAAGGATCAGAACCGATTCAAAAGTCTGGAGGCTTTAGCCGATGATGCGGATATGCGTGGCACTGTGCATTCAATTATGCATGAAAACGATGTTGCCAGTGAAGAGGTGAGTTTGAAAAACATTAGAATAACATTCAAACATAAAATGTTTATAGAAATCAGTTTGTTATGGCCTCAGATAAGCAGGAAGTTGACAGTTTATTGAGGCGATGATGTGATAGCTTCCAAAAGTACATAGGGCTATAGTTTGAGTTaagggttaggttgaaagggtAATCCACCATGAAGGTAAGTTTTCTCAGTTTGGCCCATTTTGTGACCACCTTCGCCCTAACGACGGAATAGGTCATCAAAACCCAAAATATTATAAGCAAATCCCATGTGCCCCGCCATTTGGTCTATAACACAGTGGCCGGTTATAACTCCAGTAATAGTGCTCACCGACCTCTTATATCAAAAGACCTTTAAGTTTTGAGGTAAAAAGAGTTAATTTCTACAATTGAATAGCTTTTGGAAGTTTTTATCAAGAACTCCAACATCATTCTATTTATAATAGGCATCTAAACTAAAAATGTCATATAATCTTCTCTTTACAGAAACAATACAAAGGTGCCGATGCCAAGGAGCAATCCCTGAAACAATATTTCAAAGAATTCAAAAAGGTCTTGGAAAATGCCGATGTAGTCTTGGAAGTTGTTGATGCTCGTGATCCCTTGGGAACACGTTGTGTTGAAGTTGAACGTGCTGTTAAATCATCGCCAGGAAATAAACGTcttgttttgattttgaataAAGCCGATTTGGTgcctaaagaaaatttaaatgctTGGCTTAAATACTTTAGACGTTTGGGCCCAGTTACCGCTTTTAAAGCATCAACACAAGATCAAAATACAAAGCTTGGCAGACGTAAATTCCATCAAATGAATTCGGAAAAGGCAATGCAAGGATCGATGTGTGTTGGCGCTGAACTGTTAATGTCTATGTTGGGTAATTATTGtcgcaataagggtatcaagaCGTCGATACGTGTTGGTGTGGTTGGTATACCAAATGTCGGCAAAAGTTCCATAATCAACTCATTGACTCGAGGAAAATCTTGTTCGGTTGGATGTACACCAGGTGTGACAAGGTAAGTTGTTGGATAGTTaagaaaagaatattttaatttttcctccCGAGAACTTTTGTGGCTTGTAAAATGGCAAAATTGCATATTGGCGAAATACATGAATATTTGGTCCTATTTTAAAGACCCATAAACTTATGGGTGGAAACTTGCCCTTATCAGTTCATCAATACCTTCTAATTGACAACCGTATTGCCTAGGTTGTGGATCcaagggggtgttttggtaatGAAAGACCCCATATATTTCGCACTAAAATGAAATTCCTCTTCTTTGGATCAATATATGGGGGCATGAAAAAAACCCAAATTGCTCCGTTTAAAACGCAGTTTTGCCAGATTTAATATACTTttcgttatttatttttttatagtaaATATAAGAATAATTTTAACGAAGGAGAAAAGCATTGTCTGCAATTGCCGTCAGCTTACAGCATGGCTATTAGCGGTTATATTAAAACTTTGGTGCTGTATTTCATTTTCAGAGCTATGCAAGAAGTCGAATTGGATTCCAAAATAAAGCTCATCGATTGTCCCGGTATTGTATTCACAAATTCAGGAAAGAGTGACAATATGCCAGCCGTTTTGAAGAATGCCCAGCGTGTAGGTGATGTTAAGGATCCCTTTACCATAGCCGAGAGTGTTTTAAAACGTGCCAGCAAAGAATACTTTTGTAAATTGTACGATATTACGGAATATGAAAGTTTTGAGGAATTCTTCGCCAAAAAAGCTGCTCGTATGGGTAAGTTCATAATCTCAAACAcataaataacaacaacaaaaaaaacacattctGAGATGGGTGGGACTGCAACAGATCTTCACGAAATCGTGAGGGGGAAGGAGAGAaagcgagagagagagggaaTGTGAGACAGAGAGAGGAAATGCGAGAGAGAGGAAATGCAAGAGAGGGGAATACGAGAGAGAGAattaaaaagagagagagagaaaaaaccaGAGAGGAAAAGGGaactagagagagaaagggaaaggGAACTcgagagagaaagggaaaggGAACTAGAGAGAGAAAGCGAGAGATAGAAAGCGAGAGAGATAAAAAGCGAGAGAGATAGAAAGCGAGAACGAGAAAGCGAGAACGAGAAAGCAAGAGAGAGAAAGCGAGAGAGGGAGAAAGCGAGAAAGAGAAAGCGAGAGAGAGAAAGCGAGAGAGGGAgaaagcgagagagagagaaaaaacgtGAGAGAGAAAAAGCGTGAGAGAAAGAAAGCGAGAGACGGAAAAAGCGTGAAAGAGAAAAAGCGAAAGAGAGAGAAAGCGAGAGAAAGAGAAATCGAGAGAAAGAAAGCGGGAGAAAGAGATAAGGAGATGGGGAAGCGAGTGTGAGAGAGAGCGAGTGAAAATTTTTGGAGCAGAGTATAAATTTCCGAGATCTTTATTTTAATCGATCTGAGCTGTTACGCAGCCGTGCGTGCCTAAAGCCCAGTACTGTCTTCGAattttcacacgaacaacttttaaacatttaaaaaatggtgacgaagaaaatgggaacacatttcgaacaagtggtactgagttctatgagcaaaatagaagcgacatgtcgctgcatcagaataaattttgcacaatttttattgcaaatgtaattaaatgctcacgaaataaGCCGAATCAACACTGCTTCCACACTGTtgcctttgttgtgtgttgttgtttgacttttgtttgtgttctgacaaaagagagagtccgtcggattccgcaataatttaataggcatttttgctgtgaatgaagtcagtaccagGTTTAAGGCTGACATCACAAGCCCCATTGGAATCTCTTGTTGTTGTAGTGGCCACATTGTGGAGCAAGTTAGTTCTTGTCCATagcaccgatcgccgcggaaaaaaaaaattaccatttccaataactcgccttgtccttATTTAGACAAGAGCAGGTGCCTACCGGCTGCTTGTTGAGACCATCGAGgtcgctgattgtctgcgactgcaatAACAGTTGCTTCGCATGAAGCATTCCAAACTGTAAATGAgtccggtagctcccagctaagcttctcgtgataacgatgtACACCATAGAGTTCGGAGctgaaagttccagcctgtgtggtgctcatagttatcccgtggaGCAACTGCAATCGTTTCTATGCACGTACTTGGTTcgaagggcctcctttttatgccgaggcagaacggcgtgccgtatagcggtaccacttggtagagaagttttaacatggcaggatcgctcacaaatgtcgccagcgttagAAAGagaataaccacagctgaaatgtTTTCTGATTTTCATGCCGGAATTTTAAATCAGGCAttcggtgtcataggcggattTGCTAACTTTTGCGCCACTGTGGCATCCATAGTTCGTTCTGGCAAAAAGTAGTTACCCCTCCGCAAATTTGCAACTACAACAATTTTTGGTTGCTGCAAATATTCCCATGAAAGTTCCACGAAGGCAATATtaattagtgctgtccgattcaagtttaagcttaatgatattAAAGCCTCCATTTTATATCGAACTACGAAAGCGCCGTAGCAGAGCGAAAGCGTTTAATGATTTCGCTAGTATTTTAACCAAAGCGTTCTGTCCTAGGCGGTCAAGCTAATCTTCGCGCCACCGTTGCAAAGATATAAGAACTGCAACGTTAAAACGATTTCCAGGACGATGCCCAGACCAACACCTGCACAGTTGtaacggatacaatgtgctacgtaaggatcgcatTATACCatccgctcgctttataccatcCGGTCAAATACCTCAAGGGCGGCCCAATTTTCCCGCGCACGCagcggtactcgcagacgacCGAGATGGGAatcgttgcacggaccccatTTACCCAAGAATcgaaaatgcaaattgcaaattttgctgatataatgataattccactaaggaacaggggcaaacttctcacatatcaatgagtgcagtccgattcgaatttaagctcaatgataaggggcctcctttttgtagccgtgtccgaacggcatcccgcagtgcgacatctttttggagagaagttttacatggcatagtacctcacaaatgttgccagcaataggaggggaaaaccaccgctgaaaatttgttctgatggtctcgccaagattcgaacccacgcgttcagcgtcatagacggacatgctaaccactgcgctaaggtggcctcccaTACCTAGAATCGGCGATATGGAAATAAATATGGTAGTCACCGAACATACACGAAATTTTGTGACTGGAGCACTTGGATCAATGTGACTTAGGTAACGGTTTACGCAAGCTGtgatctactgttaagtcacacTCGAACCCTGGTAGAAGGGATGGAACCTATGTCAcatttggcgacgtaactgcgACTTACCCGAAGAGAcacgccaggttgttcaaccgtcaatttaggcagagtgatcccactaTTGAAGCCTGGAAGGGACCCGAGTAAGGGagagtcgtatagaccgatctcccaattcagCTGGCTGTCCTGTAGCCAAAACGTTTGAGAGACTACTCCTTGGAGACcaaccgccacccattgcacctgaagaaattgtactcccccggcaaaccagagtaggtCTGGCTCAGTTACGATCTGGCAGAGGGGgccgcctcaacttctacagagcaatgattgatgccaacgtgcagaatGCGtttcccgattgtgacctgggaccacacgacacacgtgaTCTGTTTAACTGCCTAGTCAGTCTCAGTCgactcagatccagatccctctggaagcaccccaccttagtctcagagttcctggatctgtatATTCCACAGAACAAAGCATACggaaataaaacacaacacactgctacaacaacaacgatttcGAGTAGAATTGGCTAGTTGGATGGACAGTTGATCTTTGTCgcgtggtccctggttacaaggAGGACACGCATCTAGTACAGAAGAATTTCAGACCAATAGGAACTAAGGCAATTGTGGTCAGTGCTTGCCAGCTGGCGGCAGTGCATGATTGTCCTCAAAGCCTTGTTTTATCGGACCCGTAGATTTTCCCACTATGTTTCGCTTACTCTTGCGGCCCCCAAAGGGGCTGCGTATTTCACCAACAGTTGGCCAATCGTCATATAGGTTGTTAATCGGGCTTCGTTGCCTTTTTATAGTGCTGCCGGCCAAAAATTTACCTCATCACAGAGTGAATTAGCATGAGACATCGAGGAATGATTATTGAAGGTCACTCCTAGAATCTTTCGGTGTTTTACTGTCGGAATTCTTTATCCATCGACCATGACCTCGAACACTTTTTTAACCTCACTCGTCAAGGTAATTGTATCcttgtgttgtacactgaggcggctgtcattgccgatgaaagactgcATCGGGCAATTCGGCTGGCTGTCCAGGTGGTGAATTGTGAAAGCCCTGATGGTCCCATTGGTAAGATTTTCAGGTTACAACTCCTGGAAGAATTCCGCCAGATACTGGAGGTAAATGTTTATGGAATATCAGCATCCGTCCCTTCTTTAGAGTGCCCCTTTTCGTTTTGTCTCTCTTTGAGTGCTCGGGACAATCCGTCGCATATCTTCATATCAGTCACTGCTACTTTGTAAAAAGTGACGGAGATCCTACCATTACCAGGTTTCGGGAGAACCTTGACAGTTAACCACAACTTATCAATAGCTTTAAGTTTAGTTTATAATCCTTGGCCACCCTATAGATTTCTAGATTCAGTTCCCTGATTCTAGGGTCACTAGGATTGTATGAGACACTCCTTGGAGATCTTAATATTCTCTCTTTCATTAAAGAATACCATTAACCATCTTTATTTCCTTCACCTCTATTTTTaggtaaatttttgaaaaagggCGTACCTGATGTCGTTGCCGCTGCCCGTAGTGTTCTCAACGATTGGAACACAGGCAAAATCAAATATTGCACACAACCACCAGAAATTGTGGAAAATAAAGATATCCATGTCAGTGCGTGCATTGTACATGCCGAGGCCCGTGAATTTGATGTTGATAATTTTGAGGCAATGGAAACGGAAATTCTCAATAATTTTGATGTGAAAAAAGATGATGTCATGGAAATAACCTCAACCGGACCGGTAGAATATAAACCAATGGATGAGGACAAAGACGAAGACGAACCAAATACAATAATCGATGAAACAGAATCGCATAGTAAGAGAAAGAAGCGAAAATTAGATGAGGGTGAAAGGAGAGAAAAGTCAGATCCTACCATGGACTTGGAAGGTAAGAcaacacatttttttcaaaagaattttacactcatttattttattttctttgaataGGCAATCAAACACTTAATAAAAACCTAAAGGAGCtgcaaaagaaaaagaaaaaacaaaatatacgcAATGAAAAGAAAGTCTCTAAAATTGCCGATGTTTTAGACAGTTTCAGCATAAGCAACACACACAGCGATGATAAATACGATTTCGATCAAGATTATATCATTGAATGAAATTGATTAGTTTATTAGTTGCTTTTATTGGATATAacttatattttatatacaaaaattattttattgaaatttatgagcttttttttaatatgtattGCTAAGGTACATAAGAACTTAAGAAAATgttgtgaaaataaaaaaagcctATCAGTAGGCTTGTGGTTAAGaaaccaaatcgaaaaataagaTCTGGCTCCTACaggctgaagatgtcaaatgAGACGATTTGTTTCAGTGGATTCCCCATTATAACGAATGGGCCCGTATTTTGTTTGCATTGTTATTAATAGTCGTTATATAgggatttatttttggattcaATTTTCTTTTCGCTTTTAGAAATAACTTGAGATTTCCATGGAAAAAAAGCTTCCGAAAACCTTCGATCATAAAGCAAACCGAATATGTGGCAAAACATGAGATCGAGTAATTTTTGGACATTGTAATGATAAGCATCAATCATCAATTGCCTATTCGTTGGATACCACATAATTTGACGAATGCTTAAAAAAAAGACTCGTGTTCATTGAAGCAGAAAATGCGTTTGGAATAAGCATATCGAAGTAATCAATCGAGTACGTATGTAAATTCTGAGTGCCGGTAAGTGTAAGACTATTTCCTCTGTAGTTGTAGTTGTATCATACTGTTTTGTCTCCATTCTGGTTCACGAAACATAGTATGCAGAGGTTCTTATCATTGGGTATTCGTCCATCTAGTCAGATCCTTGGTACCTTGTAGTTCTTCAGTCAGGTTACTTCAACCTAAGCCTCATTCAGACTAGGCAGTATACATGCTATGCTATCATCAGGGTTGGCTTTTCTTTCCTTTCCATTGTTGCCACTTTTCCGACTCTGCAGAAGGATTTTTCTGTGGCATAGTCAGTGGTTTGATGTCCGCATCTTTGGTACAATTTTCGGAATTCATGTGAGCTGATGAATGTAAGCGAATCGAGATGCTATGAAGTCAAAGCATCTCGATTCTTTCACATTCATGTCTTTTCAATTCTGTGTTcgtttttcctctctccttttcttactAGACCTCTTCTTCGCTTGACGCCTTTTTTGCTTTGGTAACTTTTTGACATCCCTAGTTCATGCCTTGGGTTGGAGCCAttggggtaaaatttgcaaattttgcccatgaacattaaggaacaaggcaaacttctcacatatcaatgagtgcagtccgattcaagtttaagctcaatgacaaggggccttctttttatagccaagtccgaacggtgtgtctctttggagagaagttttacatagcatagtacctcacaaatgttaccagcattaggagggaaaaaccaccgctgaacatttttctaatggtctcggcaggattcgatccccggcgttcagcgttataggcgaacatgctaacctctacgctacggtggcctcccttggGGTAGCTACACATTTTGATAGGGAAGTGCTACagcccaaccaaaaaaaaacttaaaaatgaaaaatcaaaagtaaaaaggcaataaGTGTAGCCGGACTGAACgttggataccctacaccatttaTGTGGCTGTGatagtaaaaaaagtaaaaagccgTACCCATCGTCGATGTAACTTTTCTGTATCGCTTTTtcgtcttgttttttttttgtagtcgaGGTGGAGATTttttatccaatcatcacgaaattttcctCATATCACTTTTATAGCCCAAAGAAGAATGCTatgaattttgttaaaatcggttcagatttagtaatatgaaaagtaccaattttggacCCCCTGGACAAGGTCCGCAATAGAGGAAGGAATCAGCCAGCCCCTATGATGACGACATCATcccatggaccggaacgagcttgctcacctatgaaGCTTGACGTGGATCGGTACATCCTCGTAGA
This Stomoxys calcitrans chromosome 2, idStoCalc2.1, whole genome shotgun sequence DNA region includes the following protein-coding sequences:
- the LOC106082197 gene encoding guanine nucleotide-binding protein-like 3 homolog — its product is MALKRLKTKKSKRITGRLKHKIEKKVRDHNKKIRRAEKKNPKKGSKKQKLIQIPNICPFKEDILKEVEEAKKRQEEERQRRREAFKNEKDQNRFKSLEALADDADMRGTVHSIMHENDVASEEKQYKGADAKEQSLKQYFKEFKKVLENADVVLEVVDARDPLGTRCVEVERAVKSSPGNKRLVLILNKADLVPKENLNAWLKYFRRLGPVTAFKASTQDQNTKLGRRKFHQMNSEKAMQGSMCVGAELLMSMLGNYCRNKGIKTSIRVGVVGIPNVGKSSIINSLTRGKSCSVGCTPGVTRAMQEVELDSKIKLIDCPGIVFTNSGKSDNMPAVLKNAQRVGDVKDPFTIAESVLKRASKEYFCKLYDITEYESFEEFFAKKAARMGKFLKKGVPDVVAAARSVLNDWNTGKIKYCTQPPEIVENKDIHVSACIVHAEAREFDVDNFEAMETEILNNFDVKKDDVMEITSTGPVEYKPMDEDKDEDEPNTIIDETESHSKRKKRKLDEGERREKSDPTMDLEGNQTLNKNLKELQKKKKKQNIRNEKKVSKIADVLDSFSISNTHSDDKYDFDQDYIIE
- the LOC106082191 gene encoding small ribosomal subunit protein uS11m, with protein sequence MSLKTLFTAAIQTSRRSLNQKTWANSFHTSSIVRKAEDRKEMLASMPAKDEGTAGEKSIDIDTLLGKKEKFFPDAGLNNQLFNGLPFSDIPIANIRVSPNNTIIVFTDSKGVPRLTHSCGVEGFKNARKGTNIAAQATAITVGSKALELGWKTIRVKVKGLGPGRMSAIKGLQMSGLNIISITDNTPVSWNPPRARKQRSL